The genomic region AGTCAGACTTCTTCGTCAGTGTCACGGGCAGACAGGAGATCTATGGGATCAACGCAACAGAGTTTCTCCTGGAAATACTTCAGAGAGATAACCCACATACTGTGCCCAGCACATGCCACACCCTTAGAATTTATTCTACAGACTGTAACAATTGATGTAAATTACTTGTATGCATCTGAAGTCACGGAGAATCATTCACCTACATCTCCCAAACAAGTGATCCCACTTCAGAAACCCCAAACTTACCTTCCAGTCTCTCGCAGCTTTTCAAAGTGCAATCTGATAGCAAATTCAATTGCTTCCTTCAGTTCAGATCTGTCTTGTCACAGACACAGTAGCATAatccaatttttttccttggtcAAATAATGAAACGCAGACACTTTTGCTTTaagattttctgaaaaactgaCATTTTACGAGTCATAAATTAGAAAGACAGTTATACCTTTTCAAACGCAGAGTAACTACACCCAGCAAAACTGGTTGTAATTACTTACTGTAATCCCAAACATGCAGATCAAGATTTTCTATTGAAATGCCAGGCATAAGTTATTCATTAACtaaaaccattctgtaattttatTGATATATTTTGTGGAGTTCACATATTTTTGTACAGCAAACATAACACTGTAGGCCACAAGAAGCTGCAGCACTATTGTTTAATAGCAGCAAGGTATATTTAATAATCAGGGTATGTGGACAATAAATAGTCTGTTTCTTTGGATGTGAATGTTTAAAATGAAGTTCTGCTGCAGCTTCATAATGTGATTGCTATTTTACAGAGCTTatacacaaaaatatatatgcaaTCTTTCTGTCTATATTTTATACAAATACAACAGTAGTTTgtgaatacattttaaagtacATATACATGATAAGCAACTCGATTTCCCATATCACAGGATAGCgaattttaaatgcaagaaaCATATACAAATTGAGTCTGGAATGCAGgggtttctgtgtttttttttctctatttttgaCTCAAAACTTTtatcattaaaacattttagcatACAAGTCCAAACAATTTTTCCACTagctaaaaatataatttcagcaATCCAAGTCAGGTTTGGGTGTATCACCATTCCCCAATATACCAGGTTTTGTCTGAATTCAAAGGCTTTTAGTAATACATAGCATGTTCTTCACTCCACACCATATAAAAAGCCCACATTTAATTTTAACTAGCAGTCACCTATTTTTGTGAACAAGAGCTGGGCTTGTCAGCGTTTAAATTTGCATGTCCAAAATTTTACTTCTGCAAGTGCATATGAATACGTTGTGGTGTTGCACAAAGTTCATTAATGACAAATTAAGTCacagtataaaaatatatcatACAACTATAGGTCTAGTATAGTCCTTTTTTCTATGGGTAAAAATACATCTGAATGAGACAGGGAGGTTTGTAGCACCATGAAAGGAGTTGTATCCCAAGTTACATTAGCAGCATGATCCAATATAACAATATTGCAGGAGTGTTTCTGAGGAGATAAACATTCACTCTGGTTCAACTGTACCACTGAAGCTTATACTGAAAAGTGTTTACATATGATTAGCAATAGTTCTGTGTCACTTCCAGGGCTAGATAACTGTTATCAAAAGACACTGCCTTCCAACAAAAGTAAGACACCCTTATTGCATAAAAGCTTTGGGACTATCCAAACACATTTTGAACTACTGTGGCATTTTTTGTAGGTTGAGCGCGATGCTAAGTAGGCTGTGGCTTTAACTGTACACTGGGAGGATGCAGGATGGGAAGCTAAGCCTATATGGTTCACTACATACCAGATAAGTACATTTACTTCAGAGGCTTATGTATGGACTGAGAAGAATACAGGATGAGCTGCTAAACCAGTGTATGAGACAGACATAATGAAGGATGCAATCCTGCTCCCTCTGACATTTATGGACGCAGGATCAGGCCCTAAGTTAACTTCAGACAGCAGCATAGCAATGATAGGATATGTCAAAAAATATCTGTATCAAATACTGCATGTTAAACATTTTTGCCATAGTTTACCATCCAGAACTCCAGAGGACACAGTTTGCAATTGGTGAGGACAAACTCCTAGTTTTTTTGACTGGTATTCAAATGGCAGTAGAAGACAGTGTAGTTTGAAACATGTAAACCTAGTAAAAACCATTGTAAAACCCTTAAGAAAGACACACTGGTTCTGTGCAATATAGCAAATTGATaagaaaacactgtaaaaatGTACCTGTTTAAAATTACAATGTCTACCATTTTGTACACAAAGCATTATACCAAAGGCCTACATATATGTAATCTAATGGCACTTGAAACAAATTATAATAAAAGGTTTTATAATAAAAAGCATAACCTGTaagaatttttcttaaaaggtttaggttttctttttgaaagtgCTATATCTTGTAATATGTGTAACATAGAGGTTGAccaagctttattttaaaaaatattggcCTATAATACATGTTTAGCTCACTAGGCAAATGATCCTGAAAATATGTACTCTTAACATTCATTATTAGCTTAATAAAGCAATCAGCTCTGGCTCATGTTTCAGTCAGTATATGGTTTTTAAAAACCGCTACTGCCAAATTAACAATAAATCACTCTATTCCACAATTTACTACTAAATAAAGCACAAGCAACAAgtacacaaaaatatatatatatttttaaaaaacaaacgtTACTAGAAGTTTAGAAGTTGCACAAAGAGTGGTGCATGATCAGCCAGCCCTCCCCCCTCCCACCGAGAATCCGTCTGAAATTGAGAAAATGGGGTTTAAAAActcatggtttagtagtggccAATATTGACTCTGCCTAAGTGATATTCAAAAGCACTATGGTGGTGGTTGTATTGCTTACAGTGTCAGCCTGCTTCCATGTTACCCTACATCCTAGTTCAGTGGCAAACAGACTTGGTGCCGCCACCCACTGAAACCCTGACTGAATGAGGTTCAATATCTTGTCTGAGGTCCCTATTTCTCAAGTGAAATGTACACCTAACTCCAAAGTGAAATGTCAATCCCTTTTCAGGGAGCTAAGGCACGAACAAAGTAGTTAAGGATTCTGGCTATGCACTAAGAAACAGCCATTGGCAAAGTGTCTgttggattttggttttttaatcaTGTCTAATTGGCAACTGAGACTGCTAAACAGTTGCTAGAGATCGGAAATTTGCGTGCCAGAGGTTGCCCAGCCACGCTGGTGGCCTGGCTACAGTATGCTGAACGCTAACAACCTTCCTCTGCTGATCGGGGAGTTGCAGATGCTCAGCTCAGTGTGGGACATGGCCCACTGCAGGCATGATCTTCATCTCAGATTCAAGAGACTGAGAATAAACATGAGATCTTCCTGGATGTATTATGGTTGTTGATTTAAACTAGACTTACATTTGGTTGCATTCACCTTGTGCTTTGTTCATctatgtttttccttcctttagaaaggtgatgaggaaaaaaagcaatattgaACAAATCATTCAACTAAAGATGTAAGTAAGCAAGCAATCTGTTTCACAGAAACCAGAGGAAGCAGTCATGAAGCAGAGCTAAAAGCTCACTTTGAAATAACATGCTCCTAAACCCAAAACATAGGAGTAGTTTGCAGAATTTCAAAAGGTACTTTCCTTATTAATACATCCTTATTTTAATGCCTTTGGAACACAAACacatttataaaaatgttatctttcagtaataaaatttaaatacacaTATGTATAAAATAGTAGAACTACACCTGCATATTGCtcctagaataaaaaaaagtaggagCTACTGATAAAACATCTGGAGCATCAGCTCCTTAAATGGGAGCAACTTTTGTTTCCGTGAAGTATAATTAGTTTAACCACTTTAAAACCTTGTATGAATCATCATTATTGTTTGAGAGATACTAACGTATGTgacttctattttttaattccttgtaCAAAAATGACAAGGAAAAGAATGTTATTGTTGAATTAAAGCAAATCTAGTTTGCCTTCATGCATCacagggttgggttttttttttcctcttttggttATTAAGGGCTAGGGAATAGAGTATATTGCATTAGGTAAAAGTGGTGTAAGCAATATGCTTTTACTTCACTCCTAAGAGTCCTGTCTTTAAATCTTGGCAACGGGCAAAAAGACCCTAACCAAGTACCCAGGTGTAGAAAGTGTGATTAACATCTAACTTGTTGCTTAGGAGGACATAACACACCATGTAACACAACTGAAAAGATCAttccaataaaaataaacacaacaaACTGGTATCTGCAAATTTACATTCACTCTCTGACTGCACACTATTTTGAACTGAAATTAGATACACACTTTCTGGCTGGACTTGATCCACCCTTTGGCGGTGGCTGTTGGGAGAAGGCTGATGCCTACAAATGTGAATACGCTACTGGAAGATTCCTATGCAGTACTCTTTCTATGCtactaaagagaaaaaacagcaagttaagaattaaaacaaaaactgcgacaaaatattctgtattacTAAATTACAACACTCTTATATTTCAAGATCAGCCATTAATTTTGCCTGTTTCCCTCTACCAGAGTCATGAAAGCACAAGATCACAGTTCCAAATTCAACTTGAAACATTTGTCACACAGGCAAACAGAGATTCTCTGTCAAAATTCTGTTCAGCCATGACTTTAGagaattaaactatttttttcttccgtTATCTGTAACAGGCCACAAAAAATTAAGccagaaaatggcaaaattcTTAACATCTTTTATAATGACTTCAATACAAGTCAAaatgctatatatatatatgtacatgtgtATATATGGACttctatatatacacacacacacgttttcagaaaaatctgaactctatatttattttaaaaatttagatTTGTCATTATAGAACAGATCAGACGTGTCTCCATTTGAGGAAAGGATTTGTTTGGAAAGGGACTGGagaattttttcccaaatcTTCAGGAACCTTTGTGATACATATTTTAGCTGGATTCTttgtaaatactgaaatatatttaaaggtaaaaaaagtgGTGTTCTACCACTGACATGAGTAAAATGGAATAGCTGGTATGGCtgaaagtttttaaaaagggatgACTGTTGAGAGTTTGCTTGGGATGACTTTCTACTGAACATTTTAAATGTGTCAATTGGcagtaaaaatgcaaacaatacaATGAGActgtttctttaagaaaaaaacctgacaaaGTAAACACAGCTGAGAATAAAcactttcaaaacatttttaaaaagttaatttaaattTCTTACTGGCTTCATGAGATTGGTATTGTACAAAAGCAGagaatttataatgtcttataGTAGGCACTAAGTTAAAAATGGTCACCTAAGGCATTTCTACAAATAGACAGTAACAAGCCAGCTTTGTACATCCTATTGGAAAGCTTGATGAAATCGTGGTAGGGTGGTGGTTGTGCTTAGACTGCTTGTGAAAGCTGCTGACAACGAGTGCAGAGACCCAAGACCTATACTATTGCTAGGATCTTGTGGATCCTGGGTTTGTGGTGGAAGTTGAGTCATAGAAGAATGTGCCTCCTCTTGTGTATAACTCATTCCGAGATTTCCCACTGAAACAGAAGGATTATAGGGAGGGCCATTTACAGGTATGAAGTTGAACAGCTGAGAAAAGTCCAATGATGGGGTGTTTAGAGGTTCGCTAATAGGAACGGAGCCCTTGGAAAGGGAAACCTCCCCAGACCCATCATCTAGTGGCCCTACTTGTGGATCCAGCCCTAGCTTTGATGAAGACGCTTGAGAATCCTGGGATGAAGAAGGCATACCACTTTGCAACTCCATTAAGTAACTTTCAATTTCCCCTTTCAATGGCTGTTCTTTTTCAGGCATAGAAATTGCATATGAGGTAGTACCGAGTGGATATTTCAATGATAGCTGGTGAGAAGGGTGGACAGACTCCATATCTATTGGACAAGGCATTCCCAATGGTAACGATGTGGCAACCATTTGGTGTGCAGATGCAGAACTCTGCATGGACTGAATCTGAGTGTTGTAGAGATTTAATTGCAAAGTGTTTGTAAATGGCTTTGATGTCAGTTCACTGGAAGGTAACGACATCACTGGAAGCAGCTCATCCTTAATAGGCACAGAAACATTGCAGGTAAAGGGATCTAGAAGGTCCATTGGCTCTGTTTTGACCTTCAAAAGTTCTTGGTTGTGACTTTTCTTCATGTGGCGCGTGAGGTGATCCTTCCGCCCAAATCTCTGTGCACAGTACTGACAGAGGAAGTCCTTTCTTCCAGTGTGCACTACCATGTGTCTACGGACATCCTTTCGGGTGTAGAACCGACGATCACAGTGTTCACACTggtgttttttctccttcactcCACCCGATGACTTGCCTGCGTGAGTTTTTAGGTGCTCCAGCAGCACTCCTGTGCTTTCAAAAGTCTGCAAACATACCTTACAGGTGAGGTCACCGCTTGTTGCAGCATGCAAAGCCAGGTGACGTTTGAACCCAAGCTTGGTATTGTAGTTCTTTCCACATTCTTCACACTTAAAGGCCTCTTTGTTGGGATTGTGTGTATGTAGGTGATTCTTTAGGTGATCTTTTCGGTGAAACATTTTCTCACAATAATTACACTTGTGGGTTTTCTCAGGAGAATGAGTAGCCATATGCCTTTAAACACAGATATATTCTGTAAGTAATTATTTTGATCAAAAAACACACGTGCTCATTTTTAATGGCAGCTAAATACTACGCTAAGGGCTGCTTTGCAACGGAACCTTTTAACTGAAAGCATGACACTACAAAGACAGTTTGACAAATTTAAATATAGCAAAATGCGAGTCATTTCTCTTAAACTGACACTTTAGTTTGGGTGGGTTTTAGCTACTGTAACAGGGGTATAAGGGCAAGTATGAAAGCATTCGTGTAAAAGTCCATAGCCAAAAAATTTTCAGTCcgtactctttttttttctctcatgacAACCTTATACAAATGAAAATTCTAcgctcattaaaaaaacaacaaacaaacaaacagaaaacaaaagcagaaaacaaattaagaaacaaaatcaaagacATTAGCTTGCAAACTTAGGTAATTTAGTATTCTAGAAACAATCCAATCACTACTTTAATTAACACATCCTCTCTGCAATCAGCTGAAGGCGTACACAAATATATACTTTTACACGGCCAACATAAAATAGATAATATAATCTGAAAGATAAATAGAGTTTAATACCTTAGTAATTTGTACTTAGAAACAAAGGCCTTGGTGCAGTCTTGTTGTGTGCACTTGTAGGGCCTCTCTCCTGTGTGAGAGTATGAATGAACCTTTAATTTCTCAACACTGTTAAAGGCCTTGTCACACAGTTGGCAAGGAAagttttttcttggtttggttTCACCACGCTTACGTTTCCCTGAAGGGACTTTCTGGGTATCTCTTACTTCTGACAAATCACCAGGAATGACAGTGGCCATCGCAGCCTAAACCAGGCCTTCTTGTTGGACACTTGGGAATTGCCCAACTCCACTAAATGATTTAGCTTTAGATGGCTTCTCAAGTTTCATGTGGtcgtaaaagaaagcaaaaggggactggaaaaaaaaaataagaaacaactAGTTTGTAACTAAACTTAGATTTTGAAGTTTACTTGCTATGTGATGCTTCTgaataaaacttaaaaataaaattaggttCAGCTGGTCTAATGTAATACTTCCAGGTTTCTTTACACTATTTGCTGCAACTCTTAAAATGCATTGCTCAGGATGAACAGATCCACATATGCCCTGAAAACACACCTTACAGCCTTCCCCTTAAGCACTAATGGAGAACAGCAAAGGTTCTGTCAGATTACGGGAGGCATCAGGCAAAGAGCCTACCCTGCCTATCCAGACAGCTTTTGGCAGCTTTGGATTTCAAAGGAATGAAAGCCCTGCCTGTGGCGTTtgcacagacacatgcacacacacatgcacacacagagttACCAAAGTGAAAACCTGCAAGCCTCGAAATGCTGAAAACCTGCACAAAAAGCAGCAGTACCTGAGGGGCAAAGCTGATGTTCTTGAGTGCATTTCTTTGTGATTACTGCACATCTATGCATTTACTCTAGTAAAATTTATGCATTGCCAATGATTGCTAATGGCAGGTGAAATTATCCTGTCAACTTACCCTCTGCTAACAGAGACTTGACATATTAACAACAGAAATCCCACGGATTATGGATAGATTTGATAGACTAGTTTTATCAGCCCAGCATTGGAGACCCCAGCCGCCCTCGTGCTATCCTGCAAGACATAGGGGCTGTGAGTGCTGAGATTTAGGCTAGCTCTCAGGATACAGGCTCTTTATTTCTTCCACTGGGGCATCACAAACCATGAATTAAAACAGAGGCTTTCAGCTAAAGGAGATGCATGACCCTCCTATCTGTCTTGTGAGTGATGAGCTTTAAATTCATCATCTAGTAATGTATAGTGGCAACTGGGCACCCGCCACTACAGGGCACTCAACAGCCTTCCTTTGTCAGAGGTAGCTGACAGCTTTTTTCATCATTGGAGCACAACCGATATTTCAGATCCCAAAATCCAGTGCTACCCACTGCAGGCAAGGGTCGTGTGTGACATCTTCAGCAGCAggggcgaggaggaggatggtGGGAGGATGACACTTAAAGAAAGCATTAGGCAGAGCCAGAAAGCTCCCAAATTTGACTCTTCGCTCTCTGAAGCAACAACCTCCCCCTCAGCCctggtgctgcagctgctgcccccgCTCCAGCCTCCGCTGGGGCAGCTGTGTGAGAGGTGTCTGGGCTTGGCAGCACTGAGGCCGGGGGCAGCGGCCAGGCCGGGGGCTCAGCAGCCGgccacctccccagcccctggcacagggcagggaagccagcagctgctgggacaggTGGAGCTGGGCggctgggagctgggcagggagCACCAAGGCACAGCTGCTCTATCCTACCAAATCTCTGATAATGAAAATGGTCTCTTCCCCAGGCTCATCCCAACTGGCAGCGAGGGGAGGCTGGAAAGCTCAGAGGCTGCCTGgtcctggtttcagctgtcCTCTCTGCCCTGCTGAGGCTCAGCAGAAACCGAGGGAACCCACTGCTCCAGAGGGGAAGTGGAGAGCAGTACCTGGGTGTGATGGGGAAATAACTAAACAGTCCTTGAAGAAGGCAGGGAGAAAGAACAGCCTGTGTTTTCCTCAAGGCATGGCAGGACAGGAGGGCTGGgtgggcagggaaggggagtAGTGGATGTGCCTCTTTAATGTCTGCATTTTATGAAAGCTTCAGACTGAGATTTCCATTTGAAATGCATACACAGAGTATGTTTTTGTCTATACTTCACCCTTCTACCTCACAATAACTTATCCCTTGTCTTTatgagagaagagaaacagtgGCACACCGAGATGGAAATCTGCTGCCTTTCAACCCTATAGTCCTTGAATGGAGGTTAAACTATGTTACCTTCttaagcaaaatgttttctgagaCCACCTTTACTCCCCCAAACTTTATATGGAAGCACTAACCTCTTTAAAGATACACAGTGACAGGAAAAGTGTTTCTTTGAGGACTGTTATTGTTTCAGATTTGTCTCCAACTCATTCCCACTCATGGAATGAAGCCCGAAAACATGAATTTCATGAGTGGGAAGACGCACAGATCTTCAAAGAATCagcctaattttattttctgtctcatgAGTAGCTTTCTAGCTCTTAAGTGAAAAAATGGAACAGTTGTTTGGAGACTTGAGACCACAGTGTTTCTGCAATAAGAGTAAATGAAGACCAGTTCCAAAGACTTCAATAGAGCTGCCAATGTAATCAAAAGAAGGGTCTGATTCACATCAAAATCGTTACAAATTTGTGGACCGAGAGATTTTTCAATATACGCTTTAATTAGAATCTggtaataaaattaattgtgcTTTCCAGTAAATGAACACACTGGTCTTCTATACATATTGGCCTGAATATGGAACGAAATCTTGGTTTAGCCTACTCTCTCCTCACAAATGAAATTctaggggagaaagaaaaaaatccaactcgCTCCATGCTTACCTAGGGAGTATCTACACCACACAGGCATCTATACCAGACCCACCGCATAGAGCCAACACTGCATGGTTACAGCCCCTTTCGCCTCCTTGCCAAATCCACTGAGAGAGGCAGGCAGCATCAGCAGCAAAGGGCAAGGGAACTGCCCCCCAAGTCTGCTGCAGGGTAATGTGGTTAAGTTGATCATGCTGGGTCAGAGCTCAACAGCAAGTGGCTTCCATGCCTAGCTGGTGACGAGGGAAACAGGGATGGCTAACAGGATGCGGGGAAGGAGAGTGAGTTGCCACGAGGAGGGACAAGGAACAAAACTAAGATGGGGCTGTGGGGAACACTGCATGGGGTTTGGGAATATCTAAAGACATCAGGATAAGGGCGCGCTGATATTGCTGGGTGAGGTGGGGAGGAACAGAATGTGCTTCAGGCTGGGGAGATGCAGGATATTAGGCCATGCAGAAGGGTGATATGCAGGCTCTGATGCTAGGCCAAAAGCAATGTTCGTTGTGGAACAGCATATGAGGCTTAACTGTTAAATTAACAACTCTCACTTAACTCCTTAATTTAAATTCTCCTTTTCTCAATGCAAAAATCACACCTCAGGCTGGAGGCCATCCTATATTCAGGCCAATATTACATTACTGTTATCTTCTACAAAACTTCAGGTAATCTAGTTGCTGTACCAAATGTAACTCAGAACATTCACACAGATGaaaatttcaggttttgttCCTCTGTGATCAAAACTAATTAAGCTGACTGTGAACAGCATTTAAAAGTGTCCTTAAAAATGCATCATCAGAACAAATATAGTGTGGATCCAATCTTTTACAATGACactgttttattaaataaacatGTATGCGCTATTATCTCAGTACCATTTCTCAACAAATGAAGCAACTAATAACTTCAGTATTGATCTCTGAATAGCAAATaaccactttcttttttttcttgtggataTATAGACTGAGCAATGGCGATAAAACTCAAAAACCACTGATCCTCAAATATTACACTTTCCAAAGACCAGCTGAAAGAATTTAATGAGTAATACTGCCTGTTTGTGTCTCAACATATTATCACTTAAAATCCTCATTCTATTGGTGCTTTCACAACTGCAGGATGAATGATTATATGCAGTATCAAATATAACAAACACATTACACAAAAGCTCATATaatactatttttaaagaagcataTACTTAAAGCAGGATTAAAGCAGCCTCTGTTCAATGCACACCTGATGTTTGCCCACTAAAGTCCTCAGATTTTGGTCTTAACCAGTTCCGCTGACTCTTCTTGGAGGAAACCAGAATCCAGTACTTCCCATTTTTATTggtctgaaaaacaaaaggaagaacgGACTAGACTCCAGCGAAACCGGGATATTCAGAaaggctgggatgcagcaagACCAGGGGTTGGAAagaatcagaaaggaaaagttaaaatGATAGGTCCAACCCATGCACAGAACCTTGCATACTGTTAATTACAAACTGTAGGAATCAATCTTACTTACATTATCACTAGAAATTTGCACTTCAATTTCAGTATACTTACATCAGTTCAACTAATGCTATGCTGGACAGTAACAGATAAAGAGCTAAAATTAGACAAAAGCAGAGgaattttcaataaaattaaaaacaaaacaaaaaaaatccatagacCACAAAATAGTTTAGAAAGAACTGTGAAATACATTCAATGGTGGGCTTAGGTTTGAGTTTCTTAATCAGAAAGGACTGAATAAGAGATTCCTAGATTAGGCCCAACTTTACTAGAAACTAATGCCTTCATTTTGCTTAATTATACAGGAAATAGCAGCTTAAAAGGTGAcctgcaaaggaaaataaaattaatttaaaaaaaataataaagcctCTTAATGATGTACATATTACAGGTAAATCCCAGTAGAGGGCAAGTCTAGGTGTGCCTGAGCAAATCCAGAGGGCATTCCTGGAATTTCCCTTGtatctcccttttccctgccaCCATCCTTTTGTAAATTTGCAGCACgtcttccttttcttgctgGAAGGCCTGCTGGATGACACAGGTACACACAAAAACGTGGTCAGCACTTCATTGTAGCTGGGAGGTTTATCCTCTCCAATTCATCCAGATAGGTAGAGGCGAAGCCCTATATGCCCCTCGTGACATAGCAGGCTGAAGGTATTTGGTGGGAGTGCTGGAGTAAGGTATTATTTCCTCCGGCACAAAccatcttcccttctcccttcccattCTCTCCACTAAAGTATTCTTCCTTTTGGACTGAGTTCATCTTCTCACAGCCCCAGCATCCTCTGCTGGTAAGTATGACCATGAGCAAACTGGAGTGCTAGAACACCTATAAACAGCAAAAGTGCTTCACAGCAACCAACTGAAGCTCTCCTGGAGCTGAGGAGTATTTTGTATGTACAGGTAGGAGGTAGAAATACCTTCAATACCCAAAGGAAAAAGTAAGAGCTTTGTTTTCAACTAATGAGCAACAGAGAGGGGCATGACCCTCACCTTCTCTTTTGGAGGTCCCAAAATCACCTGGTTTCAGTGAGAAAATGACTCCTCACTCCCTCTCCCAGCAAGACCTTTATAAATTAGTTACCCTGTGATGTCCATCTCAACATATTCCACTGTCACATCAGAAAGGGAGAGCTTCATTAACCAGATGTTTCTACTAAGGTAGCTCACAGCAGACAATAGTTAAAATAGCCACATAAATGCAATGAACTAAGTTCTTGTGGACTTAAGTCCCTCCAATATTGATATTTACAGACTGTtacctgttaaaaaaaacccaaaaccaaccacAAATTCTGTCTAAAATAGTATAACGCCCTCTAAGCAGTAGCCAATGTTTTCTCTTAAATGCTTGTGGTGCTGAATTCTCACCACAGATCTAAAGTCACTCTAGTAAAAAGCAGATGCCCTCAGCAACAGGCCATCAGAAGCATGGAAAGACTATCTTATCAAGGGCAACTGAAGCAAACTGAACAAGTAAATACACGAGCAAGGTAAACACCAGGTGGATTTAAAATTCTGAAGAGAATGAAGGAAGCAAGTCAGTTACTTTTATTCATTACTTTATCATTATAGCGAAATCACAATGCAGTGGATAGAAATGAGGGCAATCCTATACATACAAATAGCCAAGATACAGACTTCTACAAGACCATTATTAAGCAAAGAGCTTAACAACATACATACAAAAAGGGAGAGGTCCGTatgaataatgaaaacatcTGCCACATTTGACAGGAttaagtgaaaacagaaaacaaaaaaaaaattatgctttgTGGCAATAAATCAGCCACTGCAGCAAT from Phaenicophaeus curvirostris isolate KB17595 chromosome 3, BPBGC_Pcur_1.0, whole genome shotgun sequence harbors:
- the PLAG1 gene encoding zinc finger protein PLAG1 isoform X2; translation: MATHSPEKTHKCNYCEKMFHRKDHLKNHLHTHNPNKEAFKCEECGKNYNTKLGFKRHLALHAATSGDLTCKVCLQTFESTGVLLEHLKTHAGKSSGGVKEKKHQCEHCDRRFYTRKDVRRHMVVHTGRKDFLCQYCAQRFGRKDHLTRHMKKSHNQELLKVKTEPMDLLDPFTCNVSVPIKDELLPVMSLPSSELTSKPFTNTLQLNLYNTQIQSMQSSASAHQMVATSLPLGMPCPIDMESVHPSHQLSLKYPLGTTSYAISMPEKEQPLKGEIESYLMELQSGMPSSSQDSQASSSKLGLDPQVGPLDDGSGEVSLSKGSVPISEPLNTPSLDFSQLFNFIPVNGPPYNPSVSVGNLGMSYTQEEAHSSMTQLPPQTQDPQDPSNSIGLGSLHSLSAAFTSSLSTTTTLPRFHQAFQ
- the PLAG1 gene encoding zinc finger protein PLAG1 isoform X1, producing the protein MATVIPGDLSEVRDTQKVPSGKRKRGETKPRKNFPCQLCDKAFNSVEKLKVHSYSHTGERPYKCTQQDCTKAFVSKYKLLRHMATHSPEKTHKCNYCEKMFHRKDHLKNHLHTHNPNKEAFKCEECGKNYNTKLGFKRHLALHAATSGDLTCKVCLQTFESTGVLLEHLKTHAGKSSGGVKEKKHQCEHCDRRFYTRKDVRRHMVVHTGRKDFLCQYCAQRFGRKDHLTRHMKKSHNQELLKVKTEPMDLLDPFTCNVSVPIKDELLPVMSLPSSELTSKPFTNTLQLNLYNTQIQSMQSSASAHQMVATSLPLGMPCPIDMESVHPSHQLSLKYPLGTTSYAISMPEKEQPLKGEIESYLMELQSGMPSSSQDSQASSSKLGLDPQVGPLDDGSGEVSLSKGSVPISEPLNTPSLDFSQLFNFIPVNGPPYNPSVSVGNLGMSYTQEEAHSSMTQLPPQTQDPQDPSNSIGLGSLHSLSAAFTSSLSTTTTLPRFHQAFQ